The sequence GAAAGACTTATAGTTACTGCAAATGGTGAAGAAATAGATTTAAAAATAGCAGAAGATACTCTGGGGATAACACCAAGTTCAAGAATAAAAATATTTTTAAATAAACTGTTAAATGAAAATGAGTATGATATAATAAATGAACTTGAAAATTTAGCAAATGAATCTTTTGATATAGAATTGTTTTTTAAAGACTTAGCAAAATACTGTAAAAATTCTATTGTAAAAAAAGAAATAGATATAGATAAAGGTCTAAAAATAATTTCAACAATATATGATGTAATAGGAAAATTTAAGTTTGAAGATGATAAAAAACTTGTAGGTTATGTGATAGTTGCAGAAATTTTATCAAATACAAAACAAACAGTTGTAAAAGTTGTAAATACAACTCAAACAAATGTAAATCCTCCTACTTCATCAACAGAAGAAAAGCCAAAAGATAAAGAAAAAGTAAATATAAAATTAACAATTTCAGATGTAAAAAATAATTGGAATTCTATTCTTGCAGAAGCAAATAATAAAAGGTTTTCATATAGAGCTTTTTTAATGGGAGCTAATCCTGTAAGAATAGAGGAAAATAATCTTTATATAAACTACGATAAAAAATATTCATTTGCAAAAGATTTAATGGAAACTCCCGAGTATAGTCAAGAGTTTACTAAAATTGTAAAGAGCTTTTTTAATGAAGATGATTTAGAAATTAAGTATGAAGTTGTAGGACAGAAGAAAGAAGAAGAAAATAAAAACTCTGAATTTTTTCAAAAAATAGAGAATTATTTTAAAGGAGAAAATTAGTTAAGGGGGAGGATATGGCAATAGTAAGTATACTAATGTCAGTAGGAACAATAATAATGTATTTTTTCTTATCCCTATTTTTACCATTTTTAACTTATCTTATTCCATACTATAAGATAACAAAGGTAAATCTATATAAGAAAAAATATTCACTAGCAATAAATATATTAGTAAGCTTGATTTTATATGCTATAAGCCCAGTATTATTAATAATATATTTAATTGTTCCATATATGATAGAATTTTTATTTTATATATTTAATAGATTAGCAAGAAGAATGAAAATTTTTGATAGAATTGTAAATATTTCACTAATAATTACTATGTTTGCATTATTATATATTTATATAGATAGAGAAGCTGTTAATTTATTAATTAATCAAATTCTTGAGATGATAATAAAGTTTTTTAATTTATTTGGTGTGAGTGTAGATATGGGAGGAATTGAAATAGTTACAGAAATTTCAAAATACTATATGCCTTTCTCTATATTTAGTAGTCTATTTTTAGCAAATTTTTTCCTATTTTTAACTTTAATACCAGGAACATATAAAATGTGGAAGATTTCTTGCTATTGGATAATACCATATATATTAATATTATGGAGTCAAAAGTTTTTAAATATATCTCATAATCTATTTTGGGGAAACAATATACTTGAAATAATAAAATATATATTTGTTTGGTATGGAATAAAAAATCTTTATGTTTTAACAGAAAAAGTAGGGATAAAATCAAATATATTAAAACATGGTGTAAGTATGCTTTTAGGATTAAGTTATCCTATGGTAGCATTTATAATAGGAGCATTAGCAAGTTTTGAATTTATAGAAGTAAAAGAAATAAGAATGTAATGGGAGGTTAATTAAAATGGCAAAAATACAAGTAATACTTTTAGAAGATGTTGCAGGACAAGGAAGAAAAGGGGAGATAGTAACAGTATCTGATGGTTATGCACATAACTTTCTTTTAAAAGGAAAAAAAGGAGTCTTAGCAACTCCTGAAGAATTACAAAAAATAGAAAATAGAAAGAAAAAAGAAGCTAAAAAACAAGAAGAAGAAAGAAATAAATCTTTAGAATTAAAAAA is a genomic window of Fusobacterium nucleatum containing:
- the dnaX gene encoding DNA polymerase III subunit gamma/tau produces the protein MHITLYRKYRPSSFSEVSGENEIVKSLKLSLKNKSMAHAYLFSGPRGVGKTTIARLIAKGVNCLNLKETGEPCNECKNCKAINEGRFSDLIEIDAASNRSIDEIRSLKEKINYQPVEGLKKVYIIDEAHMLTKEAFNALLKTLEEPPAHVMFILATTELEKILPTIISRCQRYDFKPLDLEEMKLGLEHILKEENLSMTDDVYPVIYENSSGSMRDSISILERLIVTANGEEIDLKIAEDTLGITPSSRIKIFLNKLLNENEYDIINELENLANESFDIELFFKDLAKYCKNSIVKKEIDIDKGLKIISTIYDVIGKFKFEDDKKLVGYVIVAEILSNTKQTVVKVVNTTQTNVNPPTSSTEEKPKDKEKVNIKLTISDVKNNWNSILAEANNKRFSYRAFLMGANPVRIEENNLYINYDKKYSFAKDLMETPEYSQEFTKIVKSFFNEDDLEIKYEVVGQKKEEENKNSEFFQKIENYFKGEN